In the Topomyia yanbarensis strain Yona2022 chromosome 3, ASM3024719v1, whole genome shotgun sequence genome, one interval contains:
- the LOC131691834 gene encoding uncharacterized protein LOC131691834, translating into MHKICSRRNERQIKKYPSVDQQHAAAVQIVKLFPQLSNTRVTPTAPDESFFFWRNGGKEKGAHTGMIFHRIRNVIKQLPAEKHKYNRGTMPVEESVSTELVERAQLLRVMLASASVAEHICDEMDRCFPVLKLLLKEKKPVNDILDMFPHLCSYEGLVIRQMFERLYPNRTEGLKIEDVFSQCLSYSPSRFSRVEDDHIRGCLRIISHMPIRGQKRTLVGCPTVGEEHSASILIRWIGECLDTYMASPATDSKLHMVCVASPMKRGNYAVICEKKVIFETNNSIHAVEILFKCHAVLGVEVPPNFRMFWDFLACAIYNIIPHSQRTTVNRLVQTFIEVSRARIDNK; encoded by the exons atgcacaaaatttgcagcagaagaaacgagaggcagatcaaaaa GTATCCTTCTGTTGATCAACAGCATGCGGCAGCTGTTCAAATCGTAAAATTATTTCCACAACTTAGTAATACGCGAGTCACACCAACTGCTCCTGATGAG TCATTTTTCTTTTGGCGCAACGGAGGCAAGGAAAAGGGTGCTCATACTGGCATGATATTTCATCGCATCCGGAATGTCATCAAACAGCTACCTGCAGAAAAACATAAATATAATCGAGGAACTATGCCTGTAGAAGAGTCCGTTTCAACTGAACTTGTAGAGCGGGCTCAATTGCTCCGAGTAATGCTTGCATCGGCATCAGTAGCAGaacatatttgtgatgaaatggaccGATGCTTTCCAGTCCTCAAACTGttattaaaagaaaagaaacccgTTAATGATATCTTGGATATGTTTCCACACCTGTGTTCATATGAAGGATTGGTG ATTCGTCAAATGTTTGAGAGATTGTATCCTAACAGAACAGAAGGTCTCAAAATCGAGGATGTCTTCTCTCAGTGTCTATCTTATTCACCGTCCAGATTCTCTAGAGTAGAAGATg ATCACATTCGAGGATGCTTGAGAATAATTTCTCATATGCCAATTCGCGGACAAAAAAGAACGCTGGTAGGCTGTCCAACTGTAGGCGAAGAACATTCGGCTTCAATTTTAATTCGTTGGATTGGG GAGTGCTTAGATACATACATGGCATCCCCCGCAACTGATTCCAAACTACACATGGTGTGCGTAGCAAGCCCGATGAAAAGAGGAAATTATGCCGTCAtttgtgagaaaaaagttatattcgagaCTAACAATTCTATTCATGCAgtggaaattttattcaaatgccACGCAGTTCTCGGAGTGGAGGTGCCACCTAATTTTAGAATGTTTTGGGACTTTCTGGCATGTgccatatataatataattccgCACAGTCAGAGGACAACTGTGAATAGACTCGTCCAAACTTTTATTGAAGTTTCCCGCGCACGTATTGACAACAAATAa